A DNA window from Paraclostridium bifermentans contains the following coding sequences:
- a CDS encoding histidine kinase N-terminal domain-containing protein: MIKELCQEYSNLNSEEIDKVIDISKSLDLMANFYESDVFIDILTKNQEEAIVVAHGKAKNSSIYKNTVVGKKALSINEPGVINTLLTGFASKDIKALTQEYKLVRQSIQPIELNDKTIAVLIVEKDISKELKDEFDTNKKESKELINLIKQNSFITDNLNAAILVFDKYGNLKFKNKNTVKIYEAIGMKKDLEDVKYDEISLESEKFIDIIKSHKIEQVREVNINYCFFEVKTIVRKSEELRVIQIIQDITELKEKEAELVFKSIAVKETHHRVKNNLQTVISLLRKQSRLTDNEEVKMCLDNVTNRVFAILSNHHLLSKQMDNSISILQAINLLISNIQGGYCDDKNINIYITGEDFKINGEKSSALLLAINEAIQNCYDHAFEGKESGNIQVLVNEEGNKNIIAIVDDGVGFKNDAKLKTNLGTFIIDSYIKQVLKGDVEKISTDKGTKIIFKIPK; this comes from the coding sequence ATGATAAAAGAGTTATGTCAAGAATATTCTAACTTAAATAGTGAAGAAATTGACAAAGTAATTGATATTTCAAAATCCTTAGATCTAATGGCTAACTTTTATGAAAGCGATGTCTTTATAGACATATTAACGAAAAACCAAGAAGAGGCTATAGTGGTGGCTCATGGAAAAGCTAAAAATAGCTCTATTTACAAAAACACTGTAGTAGGAAAAAAGGCTCTGAGTATAAATGAACCAGGAGTTATAAATACACTATTAACAGGATTTGCCTCAAAAGATATAAAAGCTTTAACACAAGAGTATAAACTTGTGAGGCAAAGCATACAACCTATAGAACTAAATGATAAAACAATTGCAGTATTGATTGTAGAAAAAGACATAAGTAAAGAGTTAAAAGATGAATTTGATACAAATAAAAAAGAATCAAAAGAATTAATAAATTTAATAAAGCAAAACAGTTTTATAACTGATAATTTAAATGCTGCTATACTTGTGTTTGATAAATACGGAAATTTAAAATTTAAGAACAAAAATACTGTAAAAATATATGAAGCTATAGGAATGAAAAAAGATTTAGAAGATGTTAAATATGACGAGATATCATTAGAAAGTGAAAAATTTATTGATATTATAAAAAGTCATAAAATAGAACAAGTAAGAGAAGTAAATATAAACTATTGTTTCTTTGAAGTAAAAACAATAGTTAGAAAATCTGAAGAACTTAGAGTAATTCAAATAATACAAGATATAACTGAATTGAAAGAAAAAGAAGCTGAACTTGTTTTCAAATCAATAGCAGTTAAAGAAACTCATCATAGAGTAAAAAATAATCTTCAAACTGTAATTTCCTTGCTTAGAAAACAAAGTAGACTAACAGATAACGAAGAAGTTAAGATGTGTCTAGACAATGTGACTAACAGGGTATTTGCAATACTATCTAATCATCATTTGTTATCAAAGCAAATGGATAATAGTATAAGTATTTTACAGGCTATAAATTTATTAATCAGCAATATTCAAGGTGGATATTGTGATGATAAAAATATAAACATATACATTACAGGTGAAGATTTTAAAATAAATGGAGAAAAATCCAGTGCATTGCTACTAGCTATAAATGAAGCTATCCAAAATTGTTATGACCATGCTTTTGAAGGTAAAGAAAGTGGCAATATACAAGTACTAGTAAATGAAGAAGGAAATAAAAATATTATAGCTATCGTTGATGATGGAGTTGGATTTAAAAATGATGCTAAATTAAAAACTAATTTAGGTACATTTATAATCGATAGTTACATAAAACAGGTTCTAAAAGGTGATGTTGAAAAAATATCCACTGATAAAGGAACAAAAATAATTTTTAAAATTCCAAAATAA